Proteins found in one Arthrobacter sp. U41 genomic segment:
- a CDS encoding segregation and condensation protein A: MAGAGAPAADLTPPGRENAKKPGFEVRLANFTGPFDLLLGLISKHQLDITEVALSTVTDEFIKYIRRLQNLGEEWALDEASEFLVIAATLLDLKAARLLPAGEVEDEEDIALLEARDLLFARLLQYKAFKHVAGMMGSTLELEALRYPRQVALEGHFAALLPELLWRHTPAQFAGLAEAALKPREAAPTEIGLAHLHGTPVSVKEQAELLGRRLRPGAPLTFRALTADAESTLVVVARFLALLELFRDRAVAFEQVLPLGDLTIRWTAGPEAWNSENLSEEYEEQP, encoded by the coding sequence GTGGCAGGGGCAGGCGCTCCGGCGGCGGACCTCACTCCGCCGGGCCGGGAGAACGCGAAGAAGCCCGGCTTCGAGGTCCGGCTTGCCAACTTCACCGGCCCCTTCGACCTCCTCCTCGGCCTGATTTCCAAGCACCAGCTGGACATCACGGAAGTGGCGCTGTCCACCGTGACCGACGAGTTCATCAAGTACATCAGGCGCCTGCAGAACCTGGGCGAGGAGTGGGCCCTGGACGAGGCCAGCGAATTCCTCGTCATCGCCGCCACCTTGCTGGACCTCAAGGCCGCCCGGCTGCTGCCGGCCGGCGAGGTGGAGGACGAGGAGGACATCGCGCTGCTCGAGGCCCGGGACCTGCTCTTCGCACGGCTCCTGCAGTACAAGGCGTTCAAGCATGTGGCGGGGATGATGGGTTCCACCCTCGAGCTTGAAGCCCTCCGGTATCCGCGGCAGGTCGCCCTGGAGGGCCACTTCGCCGCGCTGCTGCCGGAGCTTCTCTGGCGGCACACCCCGGCGCAGTTCGCCGGCCTGGCAGAGGCCGCGCTCAAGCCCCGGGAAGCCGCGCCCACCGAGATCGGCCTGGCCCACCTGCACGGCACCCCCGTCAGCGTCAAGGAGCAGGCCGAACTGCTCGGCCGCCGGCTGCGGCCGGGCGCGCCGCTCACCTTCCGGGCCCTGACCGCCGACGCCGAGTCCACCCTCGTGGTCGTGGCACGGTTCCTGGCGCTGCTGGAGCTGTTCCGGGACCGGGCCGTGGCCTTCGAGCAGGTGCTGCCGCTGGGGGACCTGACGATCCGCTGGACTGCGGGCCCGGAGGCCTGGAACAGCGAGAACCTGAGTGAAGAATATGAGGAGCAGCCGTGA
- the scpB gene encoding SMC-Scp complex subunit ScpB — translation MVIDQPATATELATGLDVPVDAVEGLLVELQREYNGYTVNAPDVHDASFNGFSATPRGFELRNIAGGWRIYSRAEFADIVGGFVLEGQTARLTQAALETLAVIAYRQPVSRARVSAIRGVNVDSVVRTLTQRGLIEDSGTDPESGAILYRTTSYFLERMGIGSVAELPQLSPHLPGLEGIEEFYDAGRM, via the coding sequence ATGGTGATCGACCAGCCGGCGACGGCGACGGAGCTCGCCACCGGCCTGGACGTGCCCGTCGACGCCGTCGAGGGGCTGCTCGTGGAACTGCAGCGGGAGTACAACGGCTATACTGTTAATGCCCCGGATGTGCACGATGCCAGTTTCAACGGCTTCAGTGCCACCCCCCGGGGTTTTGAATTGCGGAATATCGCCGGAGGCTGGCGGATCTATTCACGCGCTGAGTTCGCCGACATCGTCGGCGGGTTCGTGCTGGAGGGACAAACGGCCAGGCTGACGCAGGCGGCGCTCGAAACGCTCGCCGTCATCGCTTACCGCCAGCCCGTCTCAAGGGCGCGGGTGTCTGCAATTCGAGGAGTCAATGTTGACTCTGTCGTGCGGACGCTGACGCAGCGGGGGCTGATCGAGGACTCGGGAACTGATCCCGAGTCCGGGGCCATCCTGTACCGCACGACGTCGTATTTCCTGGAGCGAATGGGAATCGGCTCGGTGGCGGAATTGCCGCAACTTTCACCCCATCTTCCGGGGCTGGAAGGCATCGAAGAGTTCTACGACGCAGGAAGAATGTAG
- a CDS encoding pseudouridine synthase codes for MTQAGRQGSPRNSSGRNSAGQNSAQGSGRGAQGGAGRSGGADYKGGAGRGAQGGAAGRGGGAGFKGGGDRPFKHPKPREEAFIDPDLQGPDGAPAGKPASGDWKSKAPSGKEAARKAAARKPGFGKAPGTPGALKPKPRTGAPKTAGARAFGSERFGQNLGPVRKPARKRGPRAEVPQSEVHDQDGIRLQKVMASAGVASRRVCEEMISEGRVEVDGQVVTELGVRVDPKTAVIHVDGLRIQLDENMVYMVFNKPKGVVSTMEDPDGRPCISDFVRNSHGERLFHVGRLDVATEGLLLLTNDGELANRLTHPSYEVPKTYLVQVRGPFPQGVGAQLKAGVELEDGIASVDSFKLVDSTPGHVLIEVVLHSGKNRIVRRLFDAVGFPVLRLVRVKVGPIGLGDQRQGSIRNLGRQEVGHLLASVGL; via the coding sequence ATGACACAGGCGGGACGCCAGGGTTCACCACGTAACAGTTCCGGACGCAACAGTGCCGGACAAAATTCAGCGCAGGGCTCCGGCCGCGGCGCGCAGGGCGGCGCCGGGCGCAGTGGCGGAGCCGACTACAAGGGCGGCGCAGGCCGCGGCGCACAGGGCGGGGCAGCAGGCCGCGGCGGGGGAGCAGGCTTCAAGGGCGGCGGAGACCGCCCCTTCAAGCACCCCAAGCCCCGCGAAGAGGCCTTCATCGATCCGGACCTGCAGGGACCCGACGGCGCGCCCGCCGGCAAGCCTGCCTCCGGCGACTGGAAGTCCAAAGCGCCCTCCGGCAAGGAAGCGGCCCGCAAGGCGGCCGCCCGCAAGCCCGGCTTCGGCAAGGCCCCCGGCACACCCGGTGCGCTCAAGCCCAAGCCGCGCACCGGCGCGCCCAAGACTGCCGGCGCGCGCGCGTTCGGCAGCGAACGCTTCGGCCAGAACCTCGGGCCCGTGCGCAAGCCGGCCCGCAAGCGCGGACCCCGCGCCGAGGTGCCCCAGTCTGAAGTGCACGACCAGGACGGCATCCGCCTGCAGAAGGTCATGGCCTCGGCCGGCGTCGCCTCACGGCGTGTCTGCGAAGAAATGATCTCCGAGGGCCGGGTTGAAGTCGACGGCCAGGTCGTCACCGAGCTCGGCGTCCGCGTCGACCCGAAGACCGCCGTGATCCACGTCGACGGCCTCCGCATCCAGCTGGACGAGAACATGGTCTACATGGTGTTCAACAAGCCCAAGGGCGTTGTCTCCACGATGGAAGACCCGGACGGACGTCCCTGCATCAGCGACTTCGTCCGCAACAGCCACGGCGAACGCCTGTTCCACGTCGGGCGCCTCGACGTCGCCACCGAGGGACTGCTGCTGCTGACCAACGACGGCGAACTCGCCAACCGCCTGACGCACCCTTCCTACGAGGTCCCCAAGACCTACCTGGTGCAGGTCCGCGGGCCGTTCCCGCAGGGGGTAGGCGCCCAGCTCAAGGCCGGCGTAGAACTCGAGGACGGCATCGCTTCGGTGGACTCCTTCAAGCTGGTGGACTCCACCCCGGGCCACGTGCTGATCGAGGTCGTGCTGCACTCCGGCAAGAACCGGATTGTCCGCCGCCTCTTCGACGCTGTCGGCTTCCCGGTGCTCCGGCTGGTCCGCGTGAAGGTCGGCCCCATCGGCCTGGGTGACCAGCGCCAGGGCAGCATCCGCAACCTCGGCAGGCAGGAAGTCGGCCACCTGCTGGCATCCGTAGGGCTGTAG
- a CDS encoding prephenate dehydrogenase: MSAFRTHGRGHLNGPLVVVGTGLLGTSIGLGLRGRGVAVFLSDPSPTNQAVAVDIGAGLPLARLDGDRPELVVVAAPPDVTADVVERALADYPGATVVDIASVKAGIQAELRARGADLSRYVGTHPMAGREKSGPVAARGELFTSMPWVLCPSEETLPQALQAARALAMDLGAVVSEFGAEEHDEAVALVSHVPQIVSSLVASRLQGTPLHALSLAGNGLRDVTRIAASDPTLWVQILGANAEKVVEILHGVRADLNRVIGTLENPTAPGARLDLAQLISEGNAGQSRIPGKHGGPPQSYSWLTVLVDDTPGQIARLLTEIGEIGVNLEDLRLDHSSGQNVGMVEISVLPNKHELLIEALNDRGWRVLQ; the protein is encoded by the coding sequence ATGTCCGCCTTTCGCACCCACGGCCGCGGCCACCTCAACGGTCCGTTGGTGGTCGTGGGGACCGGGCTCCTGGGCACCAGCATCGGGCTGGGGCTGCGGGGCCGCGGAGTGGCTGTCTTCCTCTCCGACCCTTCGCCCACCAACCAGGCCGTCGCCGTCGACATCGGCGCCGGCCTGCCCTTGGCGCGCCTTGACGGGGACCGGCCGGAACTCGTGGTGGTCGCCGCTCCGCCGGATGTCACGGCGGACGTGGTGGAACGCGCCCTCGCGGACTACCCGGGGGCAACCGTCGTGGACATCGCCAGCGTCAAGGCCGGCATCCAGGCCGAGCTCCGCGCCCGCGGCGCCGACCTCAGCCGCTACGTGGGCACCCACCCGATGGCCGGCCGGGAAAAGTCGGGTCCCGTCGCTGCCCGCGGAGAGCTCTTCACCTCCATGCCGTGGGTCCTCTGCCCGTCGGAGGAGACACTGCCCCAGGCCCTGCAGGCAGCGCGTGCGCTGGCCATGGACCTCGGCGCCGTCGTGTCCGAATTCGGGGCCGAGGAACACGACGAGGCGGTGGCGCTCGTCTCGCACGTGCCCCAGATCGTGTCCTCGCTGGTGGCCAGCCGGCTGCAGGGCACCCCCCTGCACGCGCTCTCCCTCGCGGGCAACGGACTGCGGGATGTCACCCGGATCGCGGCGAGTGATCCGACCCTGTGGGTGCAGATCCTCGGCGCGAACGCGGAGAAGGTCGTGGAAATCCTGCACGGGGTCCGGGCGGACCTCAACCGGGTCATCGGCACGCTCGAGAACCCGACAGCGCCCGGTGCCCGGCTCGATCTCGCCCAGCTGATCAGCGAAGGCAACGCCGGCCAGTCCCGTATCCCGGGCAAGCACGGCGGACCCCCGCAGAGCTACTCCTGGCTGACGGTCCTGGTCGATGACACCCCGGGACAGATCGCCCGGCTCCTGACGGAGATCGGCGAGATCGGCGTCAACCTCGAGGACCTCCGGCTGGATCACTCCTCGGGCCAGAACGTGGGCATGGTGGAAATCTCCGTGCTGCCGAACAAACACGAACTGCTCATCGAAGCCCTCAACGACCGTGGATGGCGGGTACTCCAGTAA
- the cmk gene encoding (d)CMP kinase produces MTQELIETVEILRPGKSLVVAIDGPSGSGKSSVSKEVARRLKLAYLDTGAMYRALTWFCLDSGTDLNDGAAVEAAARSLALEISTSPLEEYVRVGGTDVTHAIREPAISAAVSAVATTLGARTELIRRQRELIEKHHHRMVVEGRDITTVVAPHAEVRMLLTASEEARLRRRGIQLGGSQNAEQLAAQVTQRDAKDSTVVNFTRAADGVVTLDSSELDFAETVDAALSIVNGIVNHQALHRD; encoded by the coding sequence ATGACCCAGGAACTTATCGAAACCGTGGAGATTCTCCGTCCCGGGAAAAGCCTCGTCGTAGCCATCGACGGGCCGTCCGGATCGGGCAAGTCCAGCGTCAGCAAAGAGGTGGCACGCCGGCTCAAACTGGCCTACCTTGACACCGGCGCGATGTACCGTGCCCTGACCTGGTTCTGCCTGGACAGCGGCACGGACCTGAACGACGGCGCCGCCGTCGAGGCTGCGGCCAGGAGCCTGGCGCTGGAAATCAGCACCAGCCCGCTGGAGGAATACGTCCGGGTCGGCGGCACCGACGTCACGCACGCGATCCGCGAGCCGGCGATATCCGCCGCCGTCAGCGCCGTCGCCACCACCCTGGGCGCCCGCACCGAACTGATCCGCCGGCAGCGCGAACTGATCGAAAAGCACCACCACCGCATGGTGGTCGAGGGCCGGGACATCACCACCGTCGTCGCGCCCCACGCCGAAGTGCGGATGCTGCTCACCGCGAGCGAGGAGGCGCGCCTGCGCCGCCGGGGCATCCAGCTCGGCGGCAGCCAGAACGCCGAACAGCTCGCAGCGCAGGTCACCCAGCGCGACGCGAAGGACTCGACCGTGGTGAACTTCACCCGGGCCGCTGACGGGGTGGTGACGCTGGATTCCTCGGAACTCGACTTCGCCGAAACCGTCGACGCCGCGCTCAGCATCGTCAACGGCATCGTCAACCACCAGGCGCTCCACCGTGACTGA
- a CDS encoding lysophospholipid acyltransferase family protein, which translates to MGWMLDHVLYRTSVTGRSNVPATGPVIFAGNHISFLDGPVMFGASPRAMHILVKQEMFTGFLGRVLQASGQLAVDRSGDRAALLTAKSVLDAGRCVGILPEGTRGSGEASAINKGVAWLALNSGATVVPVAILGTRKGGEHLDAVPRFRRRLHVSFGGALNVSRRPGETGRVSMDRAGTEIRAALARHVQDSILRTGQPLPDADSPQERHEAVAGTPADHPIRKVQ; encoded by the coding sequence GTGGGCTGGATGCTGGACCATGTCCTCTACCGGACCTCGGTCACCGGACGGTCCAACGTCCCGGCCACCGGTCCGGTGATCTTCGCCGGCAACCACATCAGCTTCCTGGACGGACCCGTCATGTTCGGGGCATCACCGCGAGCCATGCACATCCTGGTCAAGCAGGAAATGTTCACCGGCTTCCTCGGCCGGGTGCTCCAGGCCTCCGGCCAGCTGGCAGTCGACCGCTCGGGCGACCGGGCGGCCCTCCTCACGGCCAAGAGCGTGCTCGACGCCGGACGGTGCGTGGGGATACTGCCCGAGGGGACGCGGGGGAGCGGTGAAGCCTCCGCCATCAACAAGGGGGTCGCCTGGCTCGCGCTGAACTCCGGCGCGACCGTGGTCCCCGTGGCCATCCTCGGCACCCGGAAGGGCGGCGAACACCTCGACGCCGTTCCACGGTTCCGCCGCCGGCTGCACGTCAGCTTCGGCGGAGCCCTCAACGTCAGCCGCAGGCCCGGTGAGACCGGGCGTGTTTCAATGGACAGGGCCGGAACCGAGATCCGCGCCGCGCTGGCGCGCCATGTCCAGGACTCGATCCTAAGAACAGGGCAGCCCTTGCCCGACGCGGATTCCCCGCAAGAACGTCATGAAGCAGTAGCCGGGACGCCGGCAGATCACCCCATAAGGAAAGTGCAATGA